The genomic segment GCTCGCGGCTTGGAATACCTCTTCGGTGCCTATATCCCCGGCGACGCGGCACATCCGTTTCACGCGTTTTGGGCGCGCACCCCGGCGCAGGAACGCGCGGCGTTCGAGGCGTTTATCGACTTTGTGGTCGAACGCCGGCGCCGGCATCCGAATCTGCACGTCTATCACTACGCGCCCTACGAAAAGACCGCGTTGCGCACGCTCGCCGGCCGCTATTCGACGCGCGAGATCGAGGTTGACGATCTCCTGCGCGGCGAGGTGCTCGTCGATCTCTACGCGGTCGTGCGCCAGTCGATCGTAATCTCCCAACCCAGTTATTCGATCAAGAAACTCGAGCCTTTCTACGGGTTCGAACGCTCGACCGAGGTGCGCCGCGGCGACGATTCGATCCTGATGTTCGAGCAATGGCGCGAGCATCCCGAGCGCGAGGAGATTCTGGAGGACATCGAACGCTATAACGAAGACGACTGCCGATCCACCTATCACTTGCGCGAGTGGCTCGTCGGTCTGCGCGACGAAGCGATCGATACATTCGGTGTTCAGATCCCCTGGCGCGCACCGAAAATAGCGAAGAGTGCGAACGAGGAGCGTGAAGAAGAGCTTGCGGCGCTCACCGAGCTGCAGCGTCGTCTCCTCATGCGGCCGGAACCGGAAGCGAAGCTGCTCGCGCAATTGCTCGGGTATCACGAGCGCGAGGCGAAGCCCGTCTGGTGGGCGTTTTTCGACCGCTGCGAAAATCCGCAGGATCTGCTCGACGGCGATAAGGATGCCCTCGCAGGCCTGCACCTGCGCGCCGAGATCGAGCCGTACAAACTCGGCCCGCGCGATAAGAACTACGTCTATACCTATGAGTTCCCCGATCAGCAGCATAATCTCGGAACCGACTCGCCCGTCGATCCGTACACGGGCGCCGGTGCGGGAACGATTCTGCGTTTCGACGAGGATGCTAACCGCGTGGAAATTAAACGCGGCGGCGGCGCCGAAGCAGCCGCGGCGCTCAAGGCCCTGATTCCCGGCGGGCCCTATCGCACGAAGGAGCAGCAAGCGGCGCTGCGCCGCGTCGCACGGGCGTATCTCGACGGCCGTCTCGAGAGCGAGCAGCCCGCGATCGTCGACCTGTTGCGAGCGGTCGCACCGCGTTTGAGCGATCGGGAAAGCGGCGCCGCACTTCAACCGCAGACCGTAACGCCCGAGTGCATCGCGGAGACGATCGAAGCGCTGGATCGCAGCTATCTTTTCGTACAGGGCCCACCCGGAAGCGGGAAGTCGACGAAGGGCGCGGCGGCGATCGTACGGCTGATCGCCGACGGTAAGCGCGTTGGGATTCTCGCAAACAGCCACAAAGCGATTCACAACCTGCTGCACAAAATCGAAGAAGACGCCTCGCGCAACGGCGTTACGTTCCGCGGCCTGCAAAAATGCAGCGCCGAGAATGCGGACTCGAAGTATATATCGCGGCTCGGCCGGCCCCTGATCGAAGCGACAGCAAAGAACGATCCGTTTGAAGATGAGATCTACGATTTGGCCGCGGGGACCGCATGGCTCTTCGCGCGCGAGGGGATGACGGGACGTTTCGATTACCTCTTTATCGACGAGGCCGGGCAGGTCGCCCTTGCCGACGCGATCGCGGTAGCGGGGGCGGCAAAAAACGTGATCTTCCTCGGCGATCCGCTGCAGCTCGCGCAGGTCTCGCAGGGCGTGCATCCCGACGGCTCGGGCGCGTCGGTTCTAAAGCATTTGCTCGGTGAGAGCCCGACGGTTCCGCCGGACCGCGGAATCTTTCTCGACGAATCGTATCGCATGCATCCGTCGATCTGCGCCTTTATCTCCGAGTCGGTCTACGCCGGCCGTTTGCGCGCCGCCGCCGGTACCGCCGGACAGTACGTGCGCAGCGACGGTCTCGAGGGCAACGGGCTGCGTTTTTTAGCGATCGAGCACTCCGGCAACGGCCGCGGATCGGTCGAGGAGGCCGAACGAATCGTTGCAGAGATCGCCCTGCTGCGCGCCGGCCGTGTAAAAACGGTGAAGGATGGGGCGGAACGGCCGCTGACCGACGGCGACATCCTCGTCGTCTCGCCGTACAACGTGCAGCGAAAACTGATCCGCCGCGCGTTGGAGAAGGCCGGCTTTAACGTTAACGTCGGTACGGTAGATAAATTTCAAGGGCAAGAAGCTCCCGTCGTCTTCTACTCCATGGCGACCTCGAGCGGTGACGACGTCCCCCGCGGCGTGGATTTTCTCTTCGAGAAGAACCGCATTAACGTGGCCATCAGCCGCGCGCAATGCCTGAGCGTTCTGCTCGCAAGCCCGCGCCTGCTCGAAGTGCGCTGTTCGAGTGCGGAGCAGATTTCAATGGTGAACGTGCTTTGCCGCTACGCCGAGCGCGTTTCGTAGCGAACGCAGCCCAAGAGGACGCACGGTTGCGGTAACGCTGCGTCTTTGGGTAAGACGAAAGCGACCATGAAAGGAATACTCACATGACTTCTCTGTCTTCCTACGTTGCTGCTGCGGCGCTCCTGATCGGCGGGGCGCTGGGACCGGCGGCGGTTATCGCGCAAACCACGCAACCCGACCAGCCGGCTCGGCCAACCCACATCAGCGGCACGATCACGGCGGTCAATGGCCACCTCGTTACCGTCCAGCAGAGCACCGGAACGATCGTGATCAACGACCAGCCCGCGCTCAATTTGAAAACCACCGGCGAAGTCGCCGTCGGTCGTCAGATCGTCGCGCGCGGAGAGTGGCGCAACGGTACGTTCTACGCAACGGCCCTCCAGTTCGGTCCCGCAGTGCCGCTTACCGCGGCCGATGAGGTTGCTCGCGTGAGCGGAACGATCACATCGGTTACGGGGCACTTAGTCACACTGCAGCAGAGCCGCGGTCCGATCGTCATCAACGATCAGCCGGCGCTCGATAGCAAAACGACGGGTCCCGTCGCCGTCGGCCGCCAGGTCGTCGCCGTCGGGTACTGGCGCGCAGGCACGTTCTACGCTACCGCACTTCAATTCGGGCTAGCACCGTCGGCGATGAGCCAACCCGACCGCGTTGGCGGAACGATCACCGCCGTCAGCGGCCATCTCGTCACGCTGCAGCAGAGCCGCGGTACGGTCGTCATCAACGATCAACCCGCGTTAACGGCCAAAGCCACCGGCGAGATCGCCGTCGGCCGCCAAGTCGTCGCGTTAGGGTACTGGCAGCACGGCACGTTCTACGCCAACAGCGTCGAAGACGTTCCGGCCACGACTCCGTAGGCGCCTAGCGATGGTTGCGCGTTCGCTAGTGAATGCGCGCGACCAGAACCGCGATATCGTCGCGGCGGCGGCCGCCACAGTGGCGTTCCGTCGCCTCGACGATCTCGCTCACGATCTCGATTTCAGCGCGGTGCCGATTCGCGACGATCGTTTCGGCGAATCGGGCCATGCCGAAAAGCTCGCCGTCTTTGGTGCGCGCCTCGGTAACGCCGTCGGTCGCCGCTACGAAGAGCGTGCCCGGGCGCAACTCGACGAAATTCTGCTTGAAGAGGTGGTGCTGGTCGTCGAAAACACCGATGAGCGGCGCGGTCGGTTCCAGCACGACGGCCTCACCGTTGGGATAGACGATCAGCGCCGGCTCGTGAGCGGCGCAGGCATACGTTAAGAGGCGGCGGCTGGGATCGACGAGACCGAAGAAGACCGTGGCGAACGATTCCATCCCTTCGAACGTGTTATTCTCGAGGTAGAGACGATCGAGCGAGCGCAGCACTTTCTCCGGCGTGAGGCCTTCCGAAGCGTAAGCGCGCAGCCCGTATTTTACGAGCGCGGCATGCACCGCCGCCCGCGTTCCTTTGCCGGCGATGTCCGCTATCGAAAACGCGACGGAGTCGTTGTCGAAGTGATACACATCGACGATGTCGCCGCCGGCAAGCCCCTCGGCCAGACGATAGGTAACCGCGTACGAAATGCCGGGAATCTTCGAGTCAGGCTGAGCGAACAGATGCTTAACCAGCACGTGCGCCGCATCTTCACTCACGTATTGGAAGGGCGCGACCGTTTCGATACTCGTACTCGAGCGTTCGCCGTCGTCGGCTCGCTTCAGCGAATCGGGCACGGTGGCAATGCCCGTAGTCATCGTAGATGAAGCATCGGCTTCGTTGCGATCGTCCATTCGTGGGAGGGGCGTTCGGCGGGGTGGGCTTTTCCCATGCCGGCGGAGCAAGGCAAGCGTGCGCATCCCCGGGCGCTCGAACCTTTCGAGCGGTTTGGGCGTACGATGGCATGAGCAAGACTCTGGTAAGCCTTTTCGTCCTCACGCTGTTCTTCGTTCACATCAAAGACTTCAAGTTTTCGCCCGCGACGCTGCACGTCGCTGCCGGTGACACGGTCGTTTTCGTGAACGACGACTCCGAAGCGCACACGGCGACCTCGCTGACGCGCGCCTTTGATTCGGGAGGCCTAGACACGAACGATCGTTGGCAGCACCGCTTCGCCAAGCCCGGGTCTTATTCGTACATTTGCGCGCTCCATCCATACATGAAGGGCGCGATCCTTGTTTCTGCCCCGACCGTGAGGAAGTAACAATGCATCGCAAAGATTTTCTCGACCACATCGGCTGGACCGGCGCGGGCCTGGTGTTCACGCTAACCTCGGGCGGCCTGCTTACGACGGCCGCGTCCGCGCAAGAGCGCGGCGGCTTCTCGTTCGTTCAAATCAGCGACAGCCATATCGGTTTTGCGAAACCGGCAAACGATCACGTCGCCCGAACGCTCGAGATGGCCGTGGATGCGATCAACGCGCTGCCGAACCAACCAGCGTTCGTCATGCACACGGGCGACATCACGCACCTGGCCAAGCCCGCGCAGTTCGACGCAGCCAAACAGATCCTGGGCAAACTGCGGGCGCCGCTGATCGCGATCCCGGGCGAGCACGACACGATCGGCGAGGCCGCGGTTTCGGAGTACATGCAGCACTTCGGCCGTGCCGACGCGAAGGATGGGTGGTATTCCTGGAACCAAAGCGGTATCCACTTTCTCGCCCTCGTGAACGTCTTCGATTTCGAGACGATGGGACTACTCGGTCAGAAGCAACTCGATTTTGCCGCTGCGGATTTGGCGGCGCAGAAGGCATCCACGCCAATCGTCGTCTTCGGCCACGTTCCGCTCTACGCGCTCTATCCGAAGTGGGGCTGGACGACGCAGGACGGCTCAAAGGTCCTTGCAATGCTCGCGCGCTTCGACAACGTGACCGTCCTTAACGGCCACATCCACCAAGTGATCCACCACACGGAAGGCAACATTCGCTTTGCCACCGCCAATGCGACCGCGTATCCGCAGCCCGCACCGGGGATGGCGGACAAGCCGGGCCCGTTGACCGTTCCGCCCGGGCAGCTATTGCACGACATCGGTTATCGCACGGTTGAGATGACCGGGACGCCGGCGATCCTCGACCGTCCGTTGGGGTGAAATCACGGACGACGAAAGTCTAGCTCGATCGTTCGTCGAGCGCCGGCCGGAGGCACTCGAAGAGGTCTATGCCGCGTACGCCGGCACGCTGTACGGCGTCGCAGCGCGCGTGCTCGCCAACGCCGACGACGCTCGCGACTGCGTGCACGACGTCTTGCTGCGGGTTTGGCAGACGGCCGGATCGTATCGCGCGGAGCGCGGGACGTTGCGGGCCTTCTTGGTCGTCGCGGTTCGAAACGATGCGATCTCGCGGTGTCGCAGTGCGGCACGTCACCTCGCGATCGAACGGCGAGCGCAGCCGAGCGACGT from the Candidatus Baltobacteraceae bacterium genome contains:
- a CDS encoding cupredoxin family copper-binding protein → MSKTLVSLFVLTLFFVHIKDFKFSPATLHVAAGDTVVFVNDDSEAHTATSLTRAFDSGGLDTNDRWQHRFAKPGSYSYICALHPYMKGAILVSAPTVRK
- a CDS encoding TM0106 family RecB-like putative nuclease; the encoded protein is MQKIDGQFVYSASDLNNYLECEHLTTLEREAAGGLIERPESSAQTSLISRKGIEHEKRYLELLRGEFDDLVELPEQLERTQAGLKEAAARTRDAMERGARVIYQGAFFDGLWFGRSDFLLRVERPSARWAWSYEVADTKLALHTKPYFIIQLCFYSEMIEAIQGSAPAFMHVVLGDGSDRGYRVDEYSAYYRRLKRAFLARVARDTNGTYPLPVSHCDVCSWLPTCRSLREDDDHLSLVARMRRDQSKRLNVHGIATVAQLAGTAESGRPPGMDPDTFATLRRQAALQIKGRDAVRVGAKHPYFYELLRSDEPLGLGALPEPAAGDVFFDMEGDPLYEPARGLEYLFGAYIPGDAAHPFHAFWARTPAQERAAFEAFIDFVVERRRRHPNLHVYHYAPYEKTALRTLAGRYSTREIEVDDLLRGEVLVDLYAVVRQSIVISQPSYSIKKLEPFYGFERSTEVRRGDDSILMFEQWREHPEREEILEDIERYNEDDCRSTYHLREWLVGLRDEAIDTFGVQIPWRAPKIAKSANEEREEELAALTELQRRLLMRPEPEAKLLAQLLGYHEREAKPVWWAFFDRCENPQDLLDGDKDALAGLHLRAEIEPYKLGPRDKNYVYTYEFPDQQHNLGTDSPVDPYTGAGAGTILRFDEDANRVEIKRGGGAEAAAALKALIPGGPYRTKEQQAALRRVARAYLDGRLESEQPAIVDLLRAVAPRLSDRESGAALQPQTVTPECIAETIEALDRSYLFVQGPPGSGKSTKGAAAIVRLIADGKRVGILANSHKAIHNLLHKIEEDASRNGVTFRGLQKCSAENADSKYISRLGRPLIEATAKNDPFEDEIYDLAAGTAWLFAREGMTGRFDYLFIDEAGQVALADAIAVAGAAKNVIFLGDPLQLAQVSQGVHPDGSGASVLKHLLGESPTVPPDRGIFLDESYRMHPSICAFISESVYAGRLRAAAGTAGQYVRSDGLEGNGLRFLAIEHSGNGRGSVEEAERIVAEIALLRAGRVKTVKDGAERPLTDGDILVVSPYNVQRKLIRRALEKAGFNVNVGTVDKFQGQEAPVVFYSMATSSGDDVPRGVDFLFEKNRINVAISRAQCLSVLLASPRLLEVRCSSAEQISMVNVLCRYAERVS
- a CDS encoding metallophosphoesterase gives rise to the protein MHRKDFLDHIGWTGAGLVFTLTSGGLLTTAASAQERGGFSFVQISDSHIGFAKPANDHVARTLEMAVDAINALPNQPAFVMHTGDITHLAKPAQFDAAKQILGKLRAPLIAIPGEHDTIGEAAVSEYMQHFGRADAKDGWYSWNQSGIHFLALVNVFDFETMGLLGQKQLDFAAADLAAQKASTPIVVFGHVPLYALYPKWGWTTQDGSKVLAMLARFDNVTVLNGHIHQVIHHTEGNIRFATANATAYPQPAPGMADKPGPLTVPPGQLLHDIGYRTVEMTGTPAILDRPLG
- a CDS encoding PP2C family protein-serine/threonine phosphatase encodes the protein MTTGIATVPDSLKRADDGERSSTSIETVAPFQYVSEDAAHVLVKHLFAQPDSKIPGISYAVTYRLAEGLAGGDIVDVYHFDNDSVAFSIADIAGKGTRAAVHAALVKYGLRAYASEGLTPEKVLRSLDRLYLENNTFEGMESFATVFFGLVDPSRRLLTYACAAHEPALIVYPNGEAVVLEPTAPLIGVFDDQHHLFKQNFVELRPGTLFVAATDGVTEARTKDGELFGMARFAETIVANRHRAEIEIVSEIVEATERHCGGRRRDDIAVLVARIH
- a CDS encoding sigma-70 family RNA polymerase sigma factor; this translates as MTDDESLARSFVERRPEALEEVYAAYAGTLYGVAARVLANADDARDCVHDVLLRVWQTAGSYRAERGTLRAFLVVAVRNDAISRCRSAARHLAIERRAQPSDVADDVAVDVVRRLESARVRRALESLPPEQRAVFEGIYLHYKTQAQVASELNIPLGTVKSRVSSGLHKLHARLAPEAQRV